The following are from one region of the Lineus longissimus chromosome 19, tnLinLong1.2, whole genome shotgun sequence genome:
- the LOC135502953 gene encoding sorting nexin-17-like isoform X1 — MHFSIPDTQEFHDESGSPYMAFNVHVNGVFHCAVRFKQLHNFHEQLKREFGNNVLPPFPPKKLLSLTPVQLEERRFLLERYIQLISQEQDISNSAVFNSFLLNAQQETQQQEPEDVSLEIFLMNGHKITVNIQSTDQTDLVLEKVASQIEVPEEFVYYFGLFLIRKETDGDNSIVRRLQDFESPYISLNAAMKDGLHRIVLRKSTWDLQYDDHLLEDRISMNLLYVQAVNDVERGWVQPSKDQLKRLNALQEKGSKKEYLHFCRTLKYYGYIQFKTCTTDYPHPDCRVVVSAGNRELNFRVEVGSQQFKEGSFKVTRMRCWRITTTYAEANGDTDDNMEQGKDGKLELAFEYLIAKDTLKWVRIISDQAILMSMCLQGMVDELVLKKQGKKIRRPAVRKKEQSHNFIKRDSSTNFLKQISSGGGGDRKHAHKKIVEKKVVVVRTATDDSPSAAQNAAQKAKHSVKRIQDKITTAVKSPLRSSENDAYDGGVGDYGIGDDDL; from the exons ATGCATTTCTCAATACCAGATACTCAAGAGTTCCACGATGAAAGTGGTTCACCTTATATG GCCTTCAATGTTCATGTCAATGGAGTGTTCCACTGTGCCGTGAGATTCAAACAGTTACATAACTTCCATGAACAG TTAAAACGTGAATTCGGAAATAATGTGCTTCCCCCATTTCCACCCAAGAAGCTGTTGTCCTTGACGCCAGTCCAACTTGAGGAGAGACGATTCCTACTTGAAAGATACATACAACTAA TCAGCCAAGAGCAAGACATATCCAACAGTGCTGTTTTTAATAGTTTTCTGCTCAACGCACAACAG GAAACACAGCAACAAGAACCTGAAGATGTGTCGTTGGAAATATTCCTCATGAATGGTCATAAGATCACAGTGAATATCCAATCAACTGACCAGACGGATCTTGTGTTGGAAAAAGTCGCGTCGCAGATTGAAGTGCCGGAAGAATTTGTGTATTATTTTGGTTTGTTCCTCATCAGGAAAGAAACAGATGGTGATAATTCAA ttGTGAGGAGACTGCAGGATTTCGAGTCACCCTATATTTCGCTCAACGCTGCCATGAAAGATGGCTTGCATCGGATTGTTCTGAGGAAAAGTACATGGGACTTGCAATATGACGACCATTTACTTGAAGATAGAATTTCAATGAATCTATTGTATGTTCAG GCTGTGAATGATGTTGAGCGAGGCTGGGTGCAGCCCTCAAAGGACCAGTTGAAGCGGTTAAATGCCCTCCAAGAAAAAGGATCCAAAAAAGAG TATTTACACTTCTGCCGAACCTTGAAGTATTATGGTTACATCCAGTTCAAAACATGTACCACTGACTACCCTCATCCCGACTGCCGTGTGGTAGTGTCTGCGGGGAACCGAGAACTCAACTTTAGGGTGGAAGTCGGGTCG CAGCAGTTTAAAGAGGGCAGTTTCAAAGTCACAAGGATGCGATGCTGGCGTATTACAACAACG TACGCTGAAGCAAATGGTGACACAGATGATAACATGGAACAAGGGAAAGATGGGAAGTTGGAGCTGGCGTTCGAATACCTGATCGCGAAAGACACGTTGAAATGGGTGCGGATAATCAGTGACCAGGCGATCTTGATGAGCATGTGCTTACAGGGAATGGTCGATGAACTGGTGCTGAAGAAACAGGGGAAAAAAATACGGCGG CCTGCCGTGCGAAAAAAGGAACAGAGCCATAATTTCATCAAGAGGGACAGCAGCACCAACTTCCTGAAGCAGATATCGTCTGGAGGTGGAGGAGAT AGGAAACATGCTCataaaaaaattgttgagaaaaaAGTTGTTGTCGTGCGAACAGCG actGACGACAGTCCAAGCGCAGCTCAGAACGCCGCTCAGAAAGCTAAACACTCAGTCAAACGAATCCAA GACAAAATCACTACTGCTGTCAAATCTCCGCTGCGTTCTTCGGAGAACGATGCTTACGACGGTGGCGTTGGCGACTATGGAATCGGTGACGATGACTTGTAG
- the LOC135502953 gene encoding sorting nexin-17-like isoform X2 — MHFSIPDTQEFHDESGSPYMAFNVHVNGVFHCAVRFKQLHNFHEQLKREFGNNVLPPFPPKKLLSLTPVQLEERRFLLERYIQLISQEQDISNSAVFNSFLLNAQQETQQQEPEDVSLEIFLMNGHKITVNIQSTDQTDLVLEKVASQIEVPEEFVYYFGLFLIRKETDGDNSIVRRLQDFESPYISLNAAMKDGLHRIVLRKSTWDLQYDDHLLEDRISMNLLYVQAVNDVERGWVQPSKDQLKRLNALQEKGSKKEYLHFCRTLKYYGYIQFKTCTTDYPHPDCRVVVSAGNRELNFRVEVGSQFKEGSFKVTRMRCWRITTTYAEANGDTDDNMEQGKDGKLELAFEYLIAKDTLKWVRIISDQAILMSMCLQGMVDELVLKKQGKKIRRPAVRKKEQSHNFIKRDSSTNFLKQISSGGGGDRKHAHKKIVEKKVVVVRTATDDSPSAAQNAAQKAKHSVKRIQDKITTAVKSPLRSSENDAYDGGVGDYGIGDDDL; from the exons ATGCATTTCTCAATACCAGATACTCAAGAGTTCCACGATGAAAGTGGTTCACCTTATATG GCCTTCAATGTTCATGTCAATGGAGTGTTCCACTGTGCCGTGAGATTCAAACAGTTACATAACTTCCATGAACAG TTAAAACGTGAATTCGGAAATAATGTGCTTCCCCCATTTCCACCCAAGAAGCTGTTGTCCTTGACGCCAGTCCAACTTGAGGAGAGACGATTCCTACTTGAAAGATACATACAACTAA TCAGCCAAGAGCAAGACATATCCAACAGTGCTGTTTTTAATAGTTTTCTGCTCAACGCACAACAG GAAACACAGCAACAAGAACCTGAAGATGTGTCGTTGGAAATATTCCTCATGAATGGTCATAAGATCACAGTGAATATCCAATCAACTGACCAGACGGATCTTGTGTTGGAAAAAGTCGCGTCGCAGATTGAAGTGCCGGAAGAATTTGTGTATTATTTTGGTTTGTTCCTCATCAGGAAAGAAACAGATGGTGATAATTCAA ttGTGAGGAGACTGCAGGATTTCGAGTCACCCTATATTTCGCTCAACGCTGCCATGAAAGATGGCTTGCATCGGATTGTTCTGAGGAAAAGTACATGGGACTTGCAATATGACGACCATTTACTTGAAGATAGAATTTCAATGAATCTATTGTATGTTCAG GCTGTGAATGATGTTGAGCGAGGCTGGGTGCAGCCCTCAAAGGACCAGTTGAAGCGGTTAAATGCCCTCCAAGAAAAAGGATCCAAAAAAGAG TATTTACACTTCTGCCGAACCTTGAAGTATTATGGTTACATCCAGTTCAAAACATGTACCACTGACTACCCTCATCCCGACTGCCGTGTGGTAGTGTCTGCGGGGAACCGAGAACTCAACTTTAGGGTGGAAGTCGGGTCG CAGTTTAAAGAGGGCAGTTTCAAAGTCACAAGGATGCGATGCTGGCGTATTACAACAACG TACGCTGAAGCAAATGGTGACACAGATGATAACATGGAACAAGGGAAAGATGGGAAGTTGGAGCTGGCGTTCGAATACCTGATCGCGAAAGACACGTTGAAATGGGTGCGGATAATCAGTGACCAGGCGATCTTGATGAGCATGTGCTTACAGGGAATGGTCGATGAACTGGTGCTGAAGAAACAGGGGAAAAAAATACGGCGG CCTGCCGTGCGAAAAAAGGAACAGAGCCATAATTTCATCAAGAGGGACAGCAGCACCAACTTCCTGAAGCAGATATCGTCTGGAGGTGGAGGAGAT AGGAAACATGCTCataaaaaaattgttgagaaaaaAGTTGTTGTCGTGCGAACAGCG actGACGACAGTCCAAGCGCAGCTCAGAACGCCGCTCAGAAAGCTAAACACTCAGTCAAACGAATCCAA GACAAAATCACTACTGCTGTCAAATCTCCGCTGCGTTCTTCGGAGAACGATGCTTACGACGGTGGCGTTGGCGACTATGGAATCGGTGACGATGACTTGTAG
- the LOC135502953 gene encoding sorting nexin-17-like isoform X3, translating to MHFSIPDTQEFHDESGSPYMAFNVHVNGVFHCAVRFKQLHNFHEQLKREFGNNVLPPFPPKKLLSLTPVQLEERRFLLERYIQLISQEQDISNSAVFNSFLLNAQQETQQQEPEDVSLEIFLMNGHKITVNIQSTDQTDLVLEKVASQIEVPEEFVYYFGLFLIRKETDGDNSIVRRLQDFESPYISLNAAMKDGLHRIVLRKSTWDLQYDDHLLEDRISMNLLYVQAVNDVERGWVQPSKDQLKRLNALQEKGSKKEYLHFCRTLKYYGYIQFKTCTTDYPHPDCRVVVSAGNRELNFRVEVGSQQFKEGSFKVTRMRCWRITTTYAEANGDTDDNMEQGKDGKLELAFEYLIAKDTLKWVRIISDQAILMSMCLQGMVDELVLKKQGKKIRRPAVRKKEQSHNFIKRDSSTNFLKQISSGGGGDTDDSPSAAQNAAQKAKHSVKRIQDKITTAVKSPLRSSENDAYDGGVGDYGIGDDDL from the exons ATGCATTTCTCAATACCAGATACTCAAGAGTTCCACGATGAAAGTGGTTCACCTTATATG GCCTTCAATGTTCATGTCAATGGAGTGTTCCACTGTGCCGTGAGATTCAAACAGTTACATAACTTCCATGAACAG TTAAAACGTGAATTCGGAAATAATGTGCTTCCCCCATTTCCACCCAAGAAGCTGTTGTCCTTGACGCCAGTCCAACTTGAGGAGAGACGATTCCTACTTGAAAGATACATACAACTAA TCAGCCAAGAGCAAGACATATCCAACAGTGCTGTTTTTAATAGTTTTCTGCTCAACGCACAACAG GAAACACAGCAACAAGAACCTGAAGATGTGTCGTTGGAAATATTCCTCATGAATGGTCATAAGATCACAGTGAATATCCAATCAACTGACCAGACGGATCTTGTGTTGGAAAAAGTCGCGTCGCAGATTGAAGTGCCGGAAGAATTTGTGTATTATTTTGGTTTGTTCCTCATCAGGAAAGAAACAGATGGTGATAATTCAA ttGTGAGGAGACTGCAGGATTTCGAGTCACCCTATATTTCGCTCAACGCTGCCATGAAAGATGGCTTGCATCGGATTGTTCTGAGGAAAAGTACATGGGACTTGCAATATGACGACCATTTACTTGAAGATAGAATTTCAATGAATCTATTGTATGTTCAG GCTGTGAATGATGTTGAGCGAGGCTGGGTGCAGCCCTCAAAGGACCAGTTGAAGCGGTTAAATGCCCTCCAAGAAAAAGGATCCAAAAAAGAG TATTTACACTTCTGCCGAACCTTGAAGTATTATGGTTACATCCAGTTCAAAACATGTACCACTGACTACCCTCATCCCGACTGCCGTGTGGTAGTGTCTGCGGGGAACCGAGAACTCAACTTTAGGGTGGAAGTCGGGTCG CAGCAGTTTAAAGAGGGCAGTTTCAAAGTCACAAGGATGCGATGCTGGCGTATTACAACAACG TACGCTGAAGCAAATGGTGACACAGATGATAACATGGAACAAGGGAAAGATGGGAAGTTGGAGCTGGCGTTCGAATACCTGATCGCGAAAGACACGTTGAAATGGGTGCGGATAATCAGTGACCAGGCGATCTTGATGAGCATGTGCTTACAGGGAATGGTCGATGAACTGGTGCTGAAGAAACAGGGGAAAAAAATACGGCGG CCTGCCGTGCGAAAAAAGGAACAGAGCCATAATTTCATCAAGAGGGACAGCAGCACCAACTTCCTGAAGCAGATATCGTCTGGAGGTGGAGGAGAT actGACGACAGTCCAAGCGCAGCTCAGAACGCCGCTCAGAAAGCTAAACACTCAGTCAAACGAATCCAA GACAAAATCACTACTGCTGTCAAATCTCCGCTGCGTTCTTCGGAGAACGATGCTTACGACGGTGGCGTTGGCGACTATGGAATCGGTGACGATGACTTGTAG